A genomic segment from Ramlibacter agri encodes:
- a CDS encoding S1C family serine protease, giving the protein MAWQTRALSGALAAFILAGPAAAISPEELYERVAPSIWLVENDLGGGKGAIGSAVVVAPGALITNCHVLEKAESLHVVHGPRRFTARLQYKDPARDLCQLQAPSVDAPPVRIAAASQLRVGAKVYALGNPRGLELTLTDGLVSALRHGRAGELEYLQVSVPISPGSSGGGLFDQAGRLVGITTAGMKESQNLNFALPSEWIIELPARAGGRPAVARLETEGPPAPAQVAAAPATATAPERPAPPPAVERDADPNAWLAAGPGRSYEYRLRNRLTGQESSFTLKVDRLEGDRIVFNGGQRIENLRGTLLSPGAALAGEADAAMPPDGWLPGSAIPGSKWRVRRDPQSSPGDIALQLDARAVNEELLQVDGRPIQALRVDYSGYTSRGVTLGRSPTGAYRARAWYARGRLVRFEVRTRGGVGGDTFVVDEVLELVHAR; this is encoded by the coding sequence ATGGCATGGCAAACGCGCGCGCTGTCCGGCGCCCTCGCAGCATTCATCCTGGCCGGACCGGCCGCCGCGATCAGCCCCGAGGAACTGTACGAACGCGTCGCCCCCAGCATCTGGCTGGTGGAGAACGACCTGGGCGGCGGCAAGGGCGCCATCGGCAGCGCCGTGGTCGTCGCCCCGGGCGCGTTGATCACCAACTGCCATGTCCTGGAAAAGGCGGAATCGCTGCACGTCGTGCACGGGCCGCGCCGCTTCACCGCCCGCCTGCAATACAAGGACCCCGCGCGCGACCTCTGCCAGCTGCAGGCCCCCAGTGTCGACGCGCCGCCGGTGCGCATCGCCGCGGCCTCGCAACTGCGCGTGGGCGCCAAGGTGTACGCGCTCGGCAACCCGCGCGGCCTGGAACTCACGCTGACCGACGGCCTCGTCTCCGCCCTGCGCCACGGCCGGGCCGGCGAGCTGGAATACCTGCAGGTCTCGGTTCCCATTTCACCTGGCTCCAGCGGCGGCGGCCTGTTCGACCAGGCTGGCCGCCTGGTGGGCATCACCACGGCGGGCATGAAGGAGAGCCAGAACCTCAACTTCGCGCTGCCGTCCGAATGGATCATCGAACTGCCGGCGCGCGCCGGCGGCCGCCCGGCGGTGGCGCGGCTCGAGACGGAAGGTCCGCCCGCGCCCGCGCAAGTCGCGGCAGCGCCTGCGACTGCGACTGCGCCTGAACGACCCGCGCCCCCTCCCGCCGTGGAGCGAGACGCAGATCCGAACGCCTGGCTGGCGGCCGGCCCCGGACGGAGCTATGAATACCGGTTGCGCAACCGCCTCACGGGGCAGGAATCCAGCTTCACCCTGAAGGTGGACCGGCTGGAGGGCGACCGCATCGTCTTCAACGGCGGCCAGCGCATCGAGAACCTGCGGGGCACGCTGCTGTCGCCGGGCGCGGCGCTGGCGGGCGAAGCGGACGCGGCCATGCCTCCCGATGGCTGGCTTCCGGGCAGCGCGATCCCGGGGAGCAAGTGGCGCGTGCGGCGCGATCCACAGTCCTCGCCTGGCGACATCGCCCTGCAGCTGGACGCGCGCGCAGTCAACGAGGAGCTGCTCCAGGTCGATGGCCGCCCCATCCAGGCGCTGCGGGTCGACTACAGCGGCTACACCAGCCGCGGGGTGACCCTCGGGCGCTCCCCAACCGGCGCCTATCGCGCGCGCGCCTGGTATGCCAGGGGCCGGCTGGTGCGCTTCGAGGTTCGCACGCGCGGCGGGGTCGGCGGCGACACCTTCGTCGTGGACGAAGTGCTGGAACTCGTGCACGCCCGCTGA
- a CDS encoding S1C family serine protease, whose product MAWQTRALSGALAAFILAGPAAAQRSAITPEELYERVAPSIWLVENDMGSGKGAIGSAVVVAPGTLVTNCHVVEKAETLHVVHRRRRFTARLQYRDPVRDLCQLQAPSVDAPPVRIAAASHLRVGAKVYAVGNPKGLELTLTDGLVSALREGSAGDLEYLQVSVPISPGSSGGGLFDQAGRLVGITAAGMKDGQNLNFALPAEWIIELPARAGGGPAVAKLESDAPREAVAAAPAPAPAPAPAPAPAPAPAPAPAPAPAPATVPTPAAVATLPNVYEYRLRDAISGKVREVVYHVDKRVGDTVVMNGGGRVEDSKGRVMALKAVIAGEFEQAMPPGGWIASEPASGASWDLNYSAGLPGQPVDMKLHARATGESTTLHVQGRDLRAVAVEFNGYTERGAGISSLPPGPPGRYRARAWYAPELGRVVRFEAKTHGGMSGAAAFLIEEQLDLVDIRTE is encoded by the coding sequence ATGGCATGGCAAACGCGCGCGCTGTCCGGCGCCCTTGCAGCATTCATCCTGGCCGGACCGGCCGCCGCGCAGCGATCCGCGATCACGCCCGAGGAGTTGTACGAGCGGGTCGCGCCCAGCATCTGGCTGGTGGAGAACGACATGGGCAGCGGCAAGGGGGCCATCGGCAGCGCCGTGGTCGTCGCCCCGGGCACGCTGGTCACCAACTGCCACGTCGTGGAAAAGGCCGAGACGCTGCACGTCGTGCACCGGCGGCGCCGCTTCACCGCGCGCCTGCAGTACCGGGACCCGGTGCGCGACCTCTGCCAGCTGCAGGCCCCCAGCGTCGACGCGCCGCCGGTGCGCATTGCCGCGGCCTCGCACCTGCGCGTCGGCGCCAAGGTCTACGCGGTCGGCAACCCCAAGGGCCTGGAGCTCACGCTGACCGACGGCCTGGTGTCCGCGCTGCGCGAAGGCAGCGCCGGCGACCTGGAATACCTGCAGGTGTCCGTGCCGATCTCCCCCGGCTCCAGCGGCGGCGGCCTGTTCGACCAGGCCGGCCGGCTGGTGGGCATCACCGCGGCGGGCATGAAGGACGGCCAGAACCTCAACTTCGCGCTGCCGGCCGAATGGATCATCGAGCTGCCCGCGCGTGCCGGCGGCGGGCCGGCCGTGGCGAAGCTGGAGTCGGACGCGCCGCGTGAAGCCGTGGCCGCGGCGCCTGCGCCTGCGCCTGCACCCGCCCCGGCCCCGGCCCCGGCCCCGGCCCCGGCCCCGGCCCCGGCCCCGGCCCCGGCCCCGGCGACTGTGCCCACACCGGCAGCCGTCGCCACGCTGCCCAACGTCTACGAATACCGCCTGCGCGACGCCATCTCCGGCAAGGTGCGCGAGGTCGTCTACCACGTCGACAAGCGCGTGGGCGATACCGTGGTCATGAACGGCGGCGGCCGCGTGGAGGACAGCAAGGGCCGCGTGATGGCGCTGAAGGCAGTGATCGCCGGTGAATTCGAACAAGCCATGCCGCCGGGCGGCTGGATCGCCAGCGAGCCCGCCAGCGGCGCCAGCTGGGACCTGAACTACAGCGCCGGCCTGCCCGGCCAGCCGGTGGACATGAAGCTGCACGCCCGCGCCACTGGCGAGTCGACGACGCTCCATGTCCAGGGCCGCGACCTGCGCGCCGTGGCGGTGGAATTCAACGGCTACACCGAGCGTGGCGCGGGGATCAGCTCGCTCCCGCCCGGCCCGCCGGGCCGCTACCGGGCCCGCGCCTGGTACGCGCCGGAGCTGGGGCGCGTCGTGCGTTTCGAGGCCAAGACCCATGGCGGGATGTCCGGTGCCGCGGCCTTCCTGATCGAAGAGCAGCTGGACCTGGTCGACATCCGCACGGAATAG
- a CDS encoding LysR substrate-binding domain-containing protein, translating into MPPRIPPIQCLLTFEALARLRSATLAADELCVTPSAVSHRVRQLEEILGAKLFGRSDFSLTTEGSEYLAHVREGLAVLGRFPGREGAGKRKLRVAVTPTFARSILMPRLRGFIEAYPDIDLTLQVSIPLLDVVAEDADLMIRFGAGRYADVEHTCLVTDDVTPLAAPAFLREHGPIENIEDLLASKLIKSPLEPWRTWFLAHGIDAPEPAEGSSFNDVGLVCDAAAQGLGVALVRLKLGRPWLEDGTLERISERNVPSPHAHYLCWRTGTMDRWECSAFADWLKKSLA; encoded by the coding sequence GTGCCGCCGCGCATCCCGCCGATCCAGTGCCTCCTGACCTTCGAGGCGCTGGCACGGCTGCGCTCCGCCACCCTGGCGGCCGATGAACTGTGCGTCACGCCCAGCGCGGTGAGCCACCGCGTGCGCCAGCTGGAGGAGATCCTGGGCGCCAAGCTGTTCGGACGTTCCGATTTTTCGCTCACCACCGAAGGCAGCGAATACCTGGCCCACGTGCGCGAAGGGCTGGCGGTGCTGGGACGCTTCCCCGGCCGCGAGGGCGCCGGCAAGCGCAAGCTGCGCGTGGCCGTGACGCCGACCTTCGCGCGCTCCATCCTGATGCCGCGGCTGCGCGGCTTCATCGAGGCGTATCCGGACATCGACCTGACCTTGCAGGTCTCCATCCCCTTGCTGGACGTGGTGGCGGAAGACGCCGACCTGATGATCCGCTTCGGCGCCGGCCGCTATGCCGACGTCGAACACACCTGCCTCGTGACCGACGACGTCACGCCGCTGGCCGCGCCGGCCTTCCTGCGCGAGCACGGCCCCATCGAGAACATCGAGGACCTGCTCGCCTCCAAGTTGATCAAGAGCCCGCTGGAGCCCTGGCGCACCTGGTTCCTGGCGCATGGCATCGACGCCCCGGAACCGGCCGAAGGCTCCTCGTTCAACGACGTCGGCCTGGTCTGCGACGCCGCCGCCCAGGGCCTGGGTGTGGCGCTGGTGCGACTGAAACTGGGGCGGCCGTGGCTGGAAGACGGCACCCTGGAGCGCATTTCCGAGCGCAACGTACCCAGCCCGCACGCCCACTACCTGTGCTGGCGCACCGGCACCATGGACCGGTGGGAATGTTCCGCTTTCGCGGACTGGCTGAAGAAAAGCCTCGCCTGA
- the purU gene encoding formyltetrahydrofolate deformylase, giving the protein MSHAYILTLSCPDRPGIVHAVSGFLLERGGNIEEAAQYNDHDTGLFFMRVRFACGQLAPEDLRAQLKSFAEGFKMDWKLHGGEQPVKTVIFVSKEGHCLNDLLFRWKSGLLPLDIRAIVSNHREFYQLAASYNVPFHHIPVTGSTKAQAEARQFEVIEAEGAELVVLARYMQILSDDLCRKLSGRAINIHHSFLPSFKGAKPYYQAHDRGVKLIGATAHYVTADLDEGPIIEQDVARVDHGYTVEDLTATGRDTEAQVLARAVKWHSEHRVLLNGHKTVIFR; this is encoded by the coding sequence ATGTCTCACGCCTACATCCTCACCCTCTCCTGCCCGGACCGGCCGGGCATCGTGCATGCCGTTTCCGGTTTCCTGCTGGAGCGGGGCGGCAACATCGAGGAAGCCGCGCAGTACAACGACCACGACACCGGCCTGTTCTTCATGCGCGTGCGCTTTGCCTGCGGGCAGCTGGCGCCGGAGGACCTGCGGGCGCAGCTGAAGTCTTTCGCCGAAGGCTTCAAGATGGACTGGAAGCTGCACGGCGGCGAGCAGCCGGTGAAGACCGTGATCTTCGTCAGCAAGGAAGGCCACTGCCTCAACGACCTGCTGTTCCGCTGGAAGAGCGGGCTGTTGCCGCTGGACATCCGCGCGATCGTCTCCAACCACCGCGAGTTCTACCAGCTGGCGGCCAGCTACAACGTGCCCTTCCACCACATCCCGGTGACGGGCTCGACCAAGGCGCAGGCCGAGGCGCGCCAGTTCGAGGTGATCGAAGCCGAAGGCGCGGAGCTGGTGGTGCTGGCGCGCTACATGCAGATCCTGTCGGACGACCTCTGCCGCAAGCTGTCCGGCCGGGCGATCAACATCCACCACAGCTTCCTGCCCAGTTTCAAGGGCGCCAAGCCCTACTACCAGGCACACGACCGCGGCGTGAAGCTGATCGGCGCCACCGCGCACTACGTGACGGCGGACCTGGACGAAGGCCCGATCATCGAGCAGGACGTGGCCCGCGTGGACCACGGCTACACGGTGGAAGACCTTACCGCCACCGGCCGCGACACCGAGGCGCAGGTGCTCGCCCGCGCCGTCAAGTGGCACTCCGAGCACCGCGTGCTCCTGAACGGGCACAAGACCGTCATCTTCCGTTAG
- a CDS encoding DUF4197 domain-containing protein: MDRREISAWLALGALAAATRVQAQGLAGISDLDASKGLKTALETGAMSAIQLLGKPGGFLGNPQVHIPLPGYLKDAAKLLSALGQKKQVDDLETAMNRAAENAVPMAKDLLVGAVQKMTVTDAKNILTGGDTSVTNFFAEKTRTPLSAQFLPVVKQATSKVDLAAKYDLVAGKAAGFGLVKQEDASVDHYVTRKALDGLYFMIGEEEKKIRRDPVGTGSAILSKVFGALK, encoded by the coding sequence ATGGACCGCCGAGAGATTTCGGCCTGGCTGGCGCTGGGAGCGCTGGCGGCCGCCACCCGGGTACAGGCGCAGGGCCTGGCCGGCATCAGTGACCTGGACGCCAGCAAGGGCCTGAAGACGGCCCTGGAAACCGGCGCCATGAGCGCCATCCAGCTGCTGGGGAAACCGGGCGGCTTCCTGGGCAACCCGCAGGTGCACATTCCCCTGCCCGGCTACCTGAAGGACGCGGCCAAGCTGCTCAGCGCCCTGGGGCAGAAGAAGCAGGTGGACGACCTGGAAACCGCGATGAACCGGGCGGCGGAGAACGCCGTGCCCATGGCCAAGGACCTGCTGGTGGGGGCCGTCCAGAAGATGACGGTGACCGACGCCAAGAACATCCTGACCGGCGGCGACACCTCGGTCACGAACTTCTTCGCCGAAAAGACCCGCACGCCCTTGTCGGCGCAGTTCCTGCCGGTGGTGAAGCAGGCCACCTCCAAGGTGGACCTGGCCGCCAAGTACGACCTGGTGGCTGGCAAGGCAGCCGGCTTCGGGCTGGTGAAGCAGGAAGACGCCAGCGTCGACCACTACGTCACGCGCAAGGCGCTGGACGGCCTGTACTTCATGATCGGCGAGGAAGAGAAGAAGATCCGCCGCGACCCGGTGGGTACGGGCAGCGCGATCCTGTCGAAGGTGTTCGGCGCCCTGAAGTAG
- a CDS encoding aspartate aminotransferase family protein, with amino-acid sequence MAYNDFNMDSHWLPFTPNRAFRKDPRVFVAADGMHFTTHDGKQVIDGISSLWCVGAGHNRKPINEAIKKQLDTLDYATAFQASNDQAFLAAEKIAAMAPGDLNKVLFCNSGSEAADTSLKVALAYHRARGEGHRNVFIGRERGYHGVGFGGMSVGGIPANRKAYGTALLPRVDHMRFIHDPKNAAYIHNVEPEFGEDWLAELEQRILPLHDPSNVAAIIVEPVAGSAGWYLPPKGYLQRLREICDKHGILLIFDEVITGFGRMGTNFGADFYGVVPDMLNFAKCVTNGVIPLGGVICRDKLYDAMMKTDAPEHTIEFFHGYTYSGHPVACAAAIATLDVYEKEGLFPRAGEMGKVLGDAFHSTFKGLPNVIGIRSLGLAAAVELAPIAGSPGKRAYDIFVDCFKKGSLVRPAGDVLVIAPPYIVEKSHIDQLVNTLADSVRKHA; translated from the coding sequence ATGGCCTACAACGACTTCAACATGGACAGCCACTGGCTGCCCTTCACGCCGAACCGCGCCTTCCGCAAGGACCCGCGCGTGTTCGTGGCTGCCGACGGCATGCACTTCACCACGCACGATGGCAAGCAGGTCATCGACGGCATCTCCAGCCTGTGGTGCGTGGGCGCCGGCCACAACCGCAAACCGATCAACGAAGCGATCAAGAAGCAGCTGGACACCCTGGACTACGCCACCGCCTTCCAGGCCAGCAACGACCAGGCTTTCCTGGCCGCCGAGAAGATCGCGGCGATGGCGCCCGGCGACCTGAACAAGGTGCTGTTCTGCAACTCCGGTTCGGAAGCGGCCGACACCTCGCTGAAGGTGGCCCTGGCCTACCACCGCGCCCGTGGCGAAGGCCACCGCAACGTCTTCATCGGCCGCGAGCGCGGCTACCACGGCGTGGGCTTCGGCGGCATGAGCGTCGGTGGCATCCCGGCCAACCGCAAGGCCTACGGCACGGCGCTGCTGCCGCGCGTGGACCACATGCGCTTCATCCACGACCCGAAGAACGCCGCCTACATCCACAACGTGGAGCCGGAGTTCGGCGAGGACTGGCTGGCGGAGCTGGAACAGCGCATCCTGCCGCTGCACGACCCGAGCAACGTGGCCGCGATCATCGTGGAACCGGTGGCCGGTTCGGCCGGCTGGTACCTGCCGCCCAAGGGCTACCTGCAGCGCCTGCGCGAGATCTGCGACAAGCACGGCATCCTGCTGATCTTCGACGAGGTCATCACCGGCTTCGGCCGCATGGGCACGAACTTCGGCGCCGACTTCTACGGCGTCGTGCCGGACATGCTGAACTTCGCCAAGTGCGTCACCAACGGCGTCATCCCGCTGGGCGGCGTGATCTGCCGCGACAAGCTGTACGACGCGATGATGAAGACCGACGCGCCGGAGCACACCATCGAGTTCTTCCACGGCTACACCTACTCGGGCCACCCGGTGGCCTGCGCCGCGGCCATCGCCACGCTGGACGTGTACGAGAAGGAAGGCCTGTTCCCCCGCGCGGGCGAGATGGGCAAGGTGCTGGGCGACGCCTTCCATTCCACCTTCAAGGGCCTGCCGAACGTGATCGGCATCCGCAGCCTGGGCCTGGCGGCCGCGGTGGAACTGGCGCCGATCGCCGGGTCACCCGGCAAGCGCGCCTACGACATCTTCGTCGACTGCTTCAAGAAGGGTTCGCTGGTGCGGCCGGCCGGCGACGTGCTGGTGATCGCGCCGCCCTACATCGTGGAGAAGAGCCACATCGACCAGCTGGTGAACACGCTGGCGGACTCCGTCAGGAAGCACGCCTAG
- a CDS encoding ChaN family lipoprotein: protein MRYPLAAALLALAGCAAPLPDLGGAGAVLLGEQHDAPGQPALQRQWVDDLAHRGKLGTLVLEMADRGASTAGLPASAGEEQVRAALHWSDQAWPWDRYRPAIMAAVRAGVPVVGANLPRAEMQQAMRDTSLDRLLPGPALKAQQQAVRLGHCELLPESQIAPMTRIQIARDLSMARTITDAAAPGKVVVLVAGAGHVQPDVGVPLHLASELGARPVVLPGEPTGRDYCEELREQMSRKAS from the coding sequence ATGCGCTACCCCCTCGCCGCCGCGCTGCTGGCCCTGGCCGGCTGTGCGGCTCCCCTCCCCGACCTCGGCGGCGCCGGCGCGGTGCTGCTGGGCGAACAGCACGACGCGCCCGGCCAGCCAGCGCTGCAACGCCAGTGGGTGGACGACCTGGCCCACCGCGGCAAGCTGGGCACCCTGGTCCTCGAAATGGCCGATCGCGGCGCCAGCACCGCGGGCCTGCCGGCCAGCGCCGGCGAAGAGCAGGTCCGCGCAGCGCTGCACTGGAGCGACCAGGCCTGGCCCTGGGACCGCTATCGGCCGGCCATCATGGCGGCCGTGCGCGCCGGCGTCCCGGTGGTGGGCGCCAACCTGCCGCGGGCCGAGATGCAGCAGGCCATGCGCGACACGTCCCTGGACCGGCTGCTGCCCGGCCCGGCGCTGAAGGCGCAGCAGCAGGCCGTGCGCCTGGGGCACTGCGAGCTGCTGCCGGAAAGCCAGATCGCGCCGATGACGCGCATCCAGATCGCGCGCGACCTGTCCATGGCCCGTACGATCACGGACGCAGCCGCGCCGGGCAAGGTGGTGGTGCTGGTGGCCGGCGCCGGCCACGTGCAGCCGGATGTCGGCGTGCCGCTGCACCTGGCCAGCGAGCTCGGGGCCCGGCCGGTCGTCTTGCCCGGCGAGCCCACGGGCCGCGATTACTGCGAGGAACTGCGCGAGCAGATGTCGCGCAAGGCTTCCTAG
- a CDS encoding BTH_I0359 family protein: protein MQMLYDSDTFVVVHLQANAPEEGEALPNTVRHGFEIVDKRSNKEVYLDGTWADAFQRQINAWQLNTPTQEEVEATLDGYAELAQNPLVIH from the coding sequence ATGCAAATGCTCTATGACTCCGACACTTTCGTCGTCGTGCACCTTCAGGCCAACGCGCCTGAAGAGGGCGAGGCGCTCCCCAACACGGTGCGGCACGGCTTCGAAATCGTCGACAAGCGCTCCAACAAGGAGGTCTACCTCGACGGCACGTGGGCGGACGCCTTCCAGCGCCAGATCAACGCATGGCAGCTGAACACGCCGACCCAGGAAGAGGTGGAGGCGACGCTGGACGGGTACGCCGAGCTGGCCCAGAACCCCTTGGTGATTCACTGA
- a CDS encoding DUF3108 domain-containing protein: MKRAPAGTLRRLLPLAAGVLAVHLALLRMPALELAAKPPQSGTSFATRAIAAPVPAPAFEPAPTLLPVALEVPAAPAPRPRRVAPPRPVVRAEPLPLVAQALPEPAAPAPEVAPSSAPLGAGSAVLAASAPPSQASAPPATVPKGVKLPPTARFHYEVTATYKGLPLRGEGEIAWQQDGNSYELQMDARSPLLVGSRRQRSMGRITAHGLVPEHFYDRARSEQAAHFDPDKGRITFSNNQPDADWAAGMQDRLSVVLQLAGIMGGQPARFPAGSQIVVPTASTREAETWVFTVEAEEDLELPGGTVHAVKLERLPRRQYDVKVELWLAPRMDYAPVRLRLTNPNGDTVDQRWSSTDKG, from the coding sequence ATGAAGCGCGCACCGGCCGGCACCCTGAGGCGGCTGCTGCCACTGGCGGCGGGTGTGCTCGCGGTGCACCTGGCCTTGCTGCGGATGCCGGCGCTGGAACTGGCCGCGAAGCCACCGCAAAGCGGCACCAGCTTCGCCACCCGCGCGATTGCGGCGCCCGTGCCCGCCCCTGCATTCGAGCCGGCACCCACCCTCCTTCCGGTGGCCCTGGAAGTTCCGGCCGCTCCGGCCCCGCGGCCGCGCCGTGTCGCACCGCCGCGGCCAGTTGTACGCGCGGAGCCCCTGCCGCTCGTGGCGCAAGCCCTGCCCGAGCCCGCTGCCCCGGCGCCTGAAGTCGCGCCCAGCAGCGCACCGCTCGGCGCAGGCAGCGCGGTCCTCGCCGCCTCGGCGCCGCCTTCGCAGGCCTCGGCCCCGCCCGCCACCGTGCCGAAGGGGGTCAAGCTGCCGCCGACCGCGCGCTTCCACTACGAAGTCACGGCCACCTACAAGGGCCTGCCGCTGCGCGGCGAAGGCGAGATCGCCTGGCAGCAGGACGGCAACAGCTACGAACTGCAGATGGACGCGCGCAGCCCGTTGCTGGTGGGAAGCCGGCGCCAGCGCAGCATGGGCCGCATCACCGCGCACGGCCTGGTGCCGGAACACTTCTACGACCGCGCGCGCAGCGAGCAGGCCGCCCATTTCGACCCGGACAAGGGCCGGATCACCTTCAGCAACAACCAGCCGGACGCCGACTGGGCGGCCGGCATGCAGGACCGATTGAGCGTGGTGCTGCAGCTGGCCGGCATCATGGGCGGCCAGCCGGCGCGCTTCCCGGCGGGCTCGCAGATCGTCGTGCCCACCGCCAGCACGCGCGAGGCGGAAACCTGGGTGTTCACGGTGGAGGCCGAAGAGGACCTGGAGCTCCCCGGTGGCACGGTGCACGCCGTGAAACTGGAGCGCCTGCCGCGCCGCCAGTACGACGTGAAAGTCGAACTGTGGCTCGCGCCCCGCATGGATTACGCGCCGGTGCGCCTCCGTCTGACGAATCCCAATGGGGATACCGTCGATCAGCGCTGGTCCTCAACCGACAAAGGCTGA
- a CDS encoding IclR family transcriptional regulator, whose translation MKERAGIQSVEVGFGLLQALGEAPGPLMLRDLARAANMSAAKAHRYLVSFQRLQLVVQDAASTRYDLGPAALKLGLASLSRLDAVKLARERVARLMEEIGHTLALAVWGNHGPTIVHWEESPQAVTVNLRLGDVMPLLSSATGLCFAAYAPKDAIAGMLKEELARLQKQGRPDLPTTMAEVRALLDDVRKHGGSRVVDTLLAGIVGFCVPVFDSDGHMALGIVAMGPTGSFDPDWGGAVEKPLRAAAAQLSSDLGHRG comes from the coding sequence ATGAAGGAGCGCGCGGGCATCCAGTCGGTGGAGGTGGGATTCGGCTTGCTGCAGGCCCTGGGCGAGGCGCCGGGGCCGCTGATGCTGCGCGACCTGGCGCGGGCGGCCAACATGAGCGCCGCCAAGGCGCACCGCTACCTCGTCAGCTTCCAGCGCCTGCAGCTGGTGGTGCAGGACGCCGCCAGCACCCGCTACGACCTCGGGCCGGCGGCGCTGAAGCTGGGCCTGGCCTCGCTGTCGCGGCTGGACGCCGTCAAGCTGGCGCGCGAGCGCGTCGCCCGGCTGATGGAGGAAATCGGTCACACATTGGCCCTCGCGGTGTGGGGGAACCATGGTCCCACCATCGTGCACTGGGAGGAATCGCCCCAAGCTGTCACCGTGAACCTGCGACTCGGTGATGTCATGCCCCTGCTCAGCTCCGCCACCGGCCTTTGCTTCGCCGCCTATGCGCCCAAGGACGCGATCGCCGGCATGCTGAAGGAAGAACTGGCGCGGCTGCAGAAGCAAGGCCGCCCGGACCTGCCCACCACGATGGCCGAGGTGCGCGCCTTGCTGGACGACGTGCGCAAGCACGGCGGCTCGCGCGTCGTCGACACGCTGCTGGCCGGCATCGTCGGCTTCTGCGTGCCGGTGTTCGATTCCGACGGCCACATGGCGCTGGGCATCGTCGCCATGGGCCCCACCGGCAGCTTCGACCCCGATTGGGGCGGCGCCGTGGAAAAACCGCTGCGGGCCGCCGCCGCGCAACTTTCCAGCGACCTGGGCCATCGCGGATGA
- a CDS encoding fumarylacetoacetate hydrolase family protein produces MKLATYKDGSRDGQLVVVSRDLGLAHYATGIAGRMQQVLDDWNFLSPQLQDLYEALNQGKARHAFPFDPAMCMAPLPRAYQWADGSAYINHVELVRAARNAEVPKTFYEDPLMYQGGSDDFLGPLEEARFGSEDWGIDFEAEVAVVTGDVPMGATPEQALDGVRLVMIANDWSLRNLIPNELAKGFGFFQSKPATAFSPVAVTPDELGDAWAGGRLNLVLQSAWNGRKVGMCDAGPDMTFHFGQLIAHVCKTRNVRAGSIIGSGTVSNKGVTDDKGQTDWPKGYSCIAEKRAIETIQDGKPATGFMRFGDTIRIEMKGKDGQSIFGAIDQKVVNAAA; encoded by the coding sequence ATGAAACTGGCAACGTACAAGGACGGCTCGCGCGACGGGCAACTGGTGGTCGTGTCGCGCGACCTCGGTCTGGCCCATTATGCGACCGGCATCGCGGGCAGGATGCAGCAGGTCCTGGACGACTGGAACTTCCTGTCGCCCCAGCTGCAGGACCTCTACGAAGCGCTGAACCAGGGCAAGGCGCGCCACGCCTTCCCCTTCGATCCGGCCATGTGCATGGCGCCGCTGCCGCGCGCCTACCAGTGGGCCGACGGCTCGGCCTACATCAACCACGTGGAGCTGGTGCGCGCGGCGCGCAATGCCGAAGTGCCCAAGACCTTCTACGAAGACCCGCTGATGTACCAGGGCGGCAGCGACGACTTCCTGGGTCCGCTGGAAGAGGCCAGGTTCGGCAGCGAGGACTGGGGCATCGACTTCGAGGCCGAAGTGGCCGTGGTCACCGGCGACGTGCCCATGGGCGCCACGCCGGAGCAGGCATTGGACGGCGTGCGCCTGGTGATGATCGCCAACGACTGGAGCCTGCGCAACCTGATCCCCAACGAGCTGGCCAAGGGCTTCGGCTTCTTCCAGAGCAAGCCGGCCACGGCCTTCAGCCCGGTGGCGGTGACGCCGGACGAACTGGGTGACGCCTGGGCCGGCGGCCGCCTGAACCTGGTGCTGCAAAGCGCCTGGAACGGCCGCAAGGTGGGCATGTGCGACGCGGGCCCCGACATGACCTTCCACTTCGGCCAGCTGATCGCCCACGTCTGCAAGACGCGCAACGTGCGCGCCGGCAGCATCATCGGCTCTGGCACCGTCAGCAACAAGGGCGTGACCGACGACAAGGGCCAGACCGACTGGCCCAAGGGCTACAGCTGCATCGCCGAAAAGCGCGCCATCGAAACCATCCAGGACGGCAAGCCGGCCACCGGCTTCATGCGCTTCGGCGACACGATCCGCATCGAGATGAAGGGCAAGGACGGCCAGAGCATCTTCGGCGCGATCGACCAGAAAGTGGTAAACGCTGCAGCCTGA